From Penicillium psychrofluorescens genome assembly, chromosome: 1, one genomic window encodes:
- a CDS encoding uncharacterized protein (ID:PFLUO_001443-T1.cds;~source:funannotate), giving the protein MKVPFQKLLPTLALASYSNAWVLDSACDTLGATDVVTTGMNDAFALAQAGLDVWNSLNGGTNTQAELDLLENMFAWAVKDDNGQKTVNTDHEYWTYIQTVFTGVIGFEPLKSSKAGLPSTDVIIYCDYSRYTKNKDCNGKRKLGYACDTDNNQIVKMGASWHGCKNIKTSGIMGMTDLNLFSAAQIDICKGYLDFFVNGEKKFLTSLNIVERIIKPVSGYFSKKALSTPIDGLALFDHTMLHEMTHAVKDRGGDQDTATDDSGGLFKSYGWKNCVALGQSLSSNADAYKNAESFAYFGLVARLMHPPGGLSGKTATKDGNVVELSEYQSPNQQNSGLEARNELSGSEANVVKPNHKKPDPISPSSPSSTTSHHNGTRSVSGTSGPSTPLLPTTSSNTDSTSKKTGSTSQTSGNGQPGGPSKTPGGGNSGNPSQTPSSASNSSPGASSSNLSQTPSSASNSSPGASTGAGGPTGSSSTPGITSAASTSSPGAIPSTTSPQMVEVVRLQVDLRQDQMMEYEHSQQLEHSQQHEHSQQYAHPQQYAHPQQHEHTWQHEHSSQHEHSQKLCLSCIGKSSL; this is encoded by the exons ATGAAGGTTCCTTTCCAAAAGTTGTTGCCAACGCTGGCGTTGGCTTCCTACTCCAATGCTTGGGTTCTTGACTCAGCATGCGATACTCTTG GGGCGACCGATGTGGTTACAACTGGCATGAACGATGCTTTCGCACTTGCTCAGGCTGGGTTAGACGTGTGGAACTCCCTTAACGGCGGGACAAATACCCAGGCAGAGCTCGACCTTCTTGAAAATATGTTTGCATGGGCTGTGAAGGATGACAATGGTCAAAAAACCGTCAACACAGATCATGAGTATTGGACCTACATCCAAACTGTCTTCACCGGCGTGATAGGCTTCGAACCTCTGAAGTCCAGCAAAGCAGGGTTACCTTCTACTGACGTGATCATCTACTGTGATTACTCTCGGTACACCAAAAATAAGGACTGCAATGGAAAGAGGAAACTTGGTTACGCCTGCGATACAGATAATAATCAGATCGTTAAAATGGGTGCGTCTTGGCATGGTTGCAAGAATATCAAGACATCAGGTATCATG GGAATGACTGATCTGAATCTTTTTTCCGCTGCGCAAATCGACATTTGCAAGGGCTATTTGGATTTCTTCGTCAACGGCGAGAAAAAGTTTTTG ACATCTTTGAATATAGTCGAGAGGATTATTAAGCCCGTGAGCGGCTATTTTTCTAAAAAGGCGCTATCGACCCCGATCGATGGCCTCGCCTTGTTCGATCACACCATGCTCCATGAGATGACTCATGCTGTCAAGGATCGCGGAGGAGACCAGGATACTGCCACAGATGATAGCGGAGGGTTATTTAAAAGCTACG GCTGGAAGAACTGTGTAGCCCTGGGGCAATCTCTATCATCCAACGCAGACGCATATAAGAATGCAGAGAGTTTTGCATACTTTGGGCTTG TTGCGAGATTGATGCACCCCCCAGGTGGCCTGTCTGGGAAAACAGCAACGAAGGATGGCAATGTTGTCGAGCTCAGCGAATATCAATCGCCCAACCAGCAGAATAGTGGATTAGAGGCTCGCAACGAGCTAAGTGGGAGCGAAGCCAACGTTGTGAAGCCTAATCACAAGAAGCCCGACCCAATTTCTCCTAGTTCCCCTTCGAGTACTACGTCCCATCACAACGGGACTAGGAGTGTCAGTGGCACCTCTGGGCCATCAACCCCACTCCTACCTACCACTTCGTCTAATACCGATTCAACTTCAAAGAAAACGGGTAGCACTTCACAGACATCCGGGAATGGGCAACCTGGTGGCCCTTCCAAAACACCTGGCGGTGGAAACTCTGGCAATCCGTCCCAGACGCCTAGCAGTGCGTCCAATTCATCACCAGGCGCGAGTTCTAGCAATCTGTCCCAGACGCCCAGCAGTGCGTCCAATTCATCGCCAGGCGCAAGCACAGGGGCGGGAGGCCCAACGGGATCCTCGTCAACCCCAGGCATCACCTCCGCGGCTAGCACTTCATCACCTGGTGCGATTCCTTCAACG ACCTCCCCTCagatggtggaggtggtCCGCCTGCAGGTGGACCTTCGCCAGGACCagatgatggag TACGAGCACtcccagcagctcgagcactcccagcagcacgagcaCTCCCAGCAGTACGCGCACCCCCAGCAGTACGCGcacccccagcagcacgagcaCACCTGGCAGCACGAGCACTCCTCGCAGCACGAGCACTCCCAGAAGCTCTGTCTCAGCTGCATCGGAAAATCCAGTCTATGA
- a CDS encoding uncharacterized protein (ID:PFLUO_001444-T1.cds;~source:funannotate) — translation MSSVAPAAAGAGIQQDEGSQSEDWPEDINQPYSRDSGRLQFNQDGLDTGVKVRGDGRLDIHINEHKPSIAGLLNQLRQTPLPSDLEQTQDVEDTEPLPEDAGKYFPLQLNIVIQIIGSRGDVQPFVALGKELKAHGHRVRLATHFAFRDFVNENGLEFFDIGGDPAELMAFMVKNPGLIPDFKTLRSGAIQKRRREMNQIIHGCWKSCFETGDGTHLHQIKEDPWSDSVDYRRRSFVADAIIANPPSLAHIHCAQRLGIPLHIMFTMPWSPTQAFPHPLAIVHHQNCRPTVANFVSYAVVDMMVWEGLGDLVNKFRKTCLSLDPLDTITAPSLINRLQIPCAYLWSPALLAKPRDWAEKIDICGFSFLPTESNYTPPEEIEAFLRAGSEPIYVGFGSIVVDDQIKLTKTVFEAIQKTGQRALVSKGWGNLGVDDVDVPDNILIIGSCPHDWLFRQVSVVIHHGGAGTTAAGLALGKPTIIIPFFGDQQFWGSIVAKAGAGPMPIPHKQLTADKLSEAIEMALKPSTQKKAQTIGDNMRNESGVRDAARIWHLKRTGIRLSAFAGAVLVEMGRIKPEEAVFFAKGFHNAPKLYHDRTVKHVPAITGVQSGFKAAGSELKDGFYYGVTGLVTHPRSEYKHSGTKGLFKGVGKGDSGGLQAIL, via the exons ATGTCCTCGGTAGCACCGGCTGCTGCAGGGGCAGGAATCCAGCAAGATGAAGGTAGTCAATCAGAAGACTGGCCCGAGGATATTAATCAGCCGTACTCGCGGGATAGTGGCCGATTACAATTTAACCAAGATGGGCTGGACACTGGGGTCAAGGTGCGAG GGGACGGGCGGCTGGACATTCACATCAACGAACACAAGCCAAGCATCGCGGGATTATTGAACCAGCTTCGACAAACTCCCTTGCCTTCTGATTTGGAACAAACCCAGGATGTGGAAGACACCGAGCCACTTCCAGAGGACGCGGGGAAGTATTTCCCACTGCAGCTCAACATCGTCATCCAGATTATTGGCTCTCGTGGGGATGTCCAACCATTCGTCGCTCTCGGGAAGGAGCTAAAAGCTCACGGTCATCGGGTCCGACTTGCAACACATTTTGCGTTCCGGGATTTTGTTAACGAAAACGGCTTGGAGTTTTTTGACATCGGAGGGGATCCGGCTGAATTGATGGCGTTCATGGTAAAGAATCCTGGGCTTATACCCGATTTCAAGACCCTTCGCAGCGGTGCCATTCAAAAGCGTCGACGAGAGATGAACCAGATTATCCATGGATGCTGGAAGTCATGCTTCGAGACAGGCGATGGTACACATCTCCATCAGATCAAAGAGGATCCTTGGAGCGACTCAGTGGATTATCGACGGCGATCTTTCGTTGCGGACGCGATCATCGCCAATCCTCCCAGCCTAGCGCATATTCATTGCGCACAACGACTTGGGATTCCTCTCCATATCATGTTTAC AATGCCCTGGTCACCCACCCAGGCTTTTCCACACCCTCTAGCTATCGTCCATCACCAAAACTGCAGACCAACGGTTGCAAATTTTGTTTCCTATGCTGTCGTAGACATGATGGTATGGGAAGGCTTGGGCGACTTGGTCAACAAGTTCCGCAAAACCTGCCTCTCCTTGGACCCTCTAGACACGATAACGGCTCCAAGTTTGATCAATCGACTACAAATTCCGTGTGCATATCTGTG GTCCCCAGCATTGCTCGCAAAGCCTCGAGATTGGGCAGAGAAGATTGATATCTGTGGCTTCAGCTTTCTTCCAACTGAGTCGAACTATACACCCCCCGAAGAGATTGAGGCTTTTCTCAGAGCAGGATCAGAACCAATTTATGTTGGGTTTGGATCTATCGTGGTGGATGACCAAATCAAATTGACCAAGACCGTGTTTGAGGCGATCCAAAAAACCGGACAGCGAGCTCTAGTCTCGAAAGGCTGGGGAAACCTTGGAGTAGACGATGTGGACGTGCCCGACAATATCCTCATTATCGGCAGCTGTCCCCATGATTGGCTCTTTCGACAGGTGAGTGTCGTGATACACCATGGTGGAGCAGGCACGACAGCCGCAGGTCTCGCTCTTGGCAAACCGACCATCATAATCCCCTTCTTTGGAGACCAGCAGTTCTGGGGGAGTATTGTGGCGAAAGCCGGTGCTGGTCCAATGCCGATTCCTCATAAACAACTGACAGCGGATAAGTTGAGTGAGGCGATTGAGATGGCTCTAAAACCTTCAACACAGAAGAAAGCACAGACAATTGGGGACAACATGCGAAATGAATCTGGAGTTCGCGACGCGGCACGCA TTTGGCATTTGAAGCGCACGGGCATCAGACTAAGTGCCTTCGCCGGCGCAGTTCTGGtggagatggggaggatCAAACCCGAAGAAGCTGTTTT TTTTGCGAAGGGGTTTCACAATGCTCCCAAGCTATATCATGATCGGACGGTTAAGCACGTCCCAGCCATTACCGGCGTTCAAAGCGGATTTAAAGCCGCAGGAAGT GAACTTAAGGATGGATTCTACTATGGTGTAACCGGGCTAGTCACTCATCCTCGGTCCGAATACAAACACAGTGGCACCAAGGGTCTATTCAAGGGCGTTGGAAAAGGC GACTCTGGGGGCTTGCAGGCTATCCTTTGA
- a CDS encoding uncharacterized protein (ID:PFLUO_001445-T1.cds;~source:funannotate) produces MTEPSGQSSEPERPSTAVVRDSRPRSSHDSSSHDDQREALELQEIQTREDNELDYSSPSASSGDEYRQAPARHIVSHASVRQAREARKGLWGKTTRFWTRHVTITVSHKSNRDHFALERTFLAYVRTSTVIAMQGVLIAQLFRLQQSNSQQASLRFQQVGIPLSVACHGVALLVAVIGAYRFWKQQGAIASGKIHAGGWEVITTTLVLSIAIVVELEAGPSSLVGRLMRW; encoded by the exons ATGACAGAGCCTTCAGGTCAGTCATCGGAGCCGGAGCGGCCCTCCACCGCAGTTGTCCGAGACTCCCGCCCGCGTTCTTCCCACGACAGCAGTAGCCACGACGACCAGCGAGAGGCCCTCGAACTGCAGGAGATCCAGACCCGCGAGGACAACGAGCTAGACTATTCCTCGCCATCTGCTTCATCGGGCGACGAGTACCGACAAGCACCCGCTCGCCACATCGTATCGCATGCCAGTGTTCGACAGGCCCGTGAAGCGCGGAAGGGGCTTTGGGGAAAAACCACCCGCTTCTGGACACGACATGTTACAATAACGGTGTCGCATAAAAGTAATCGAGATCATTTTG CTCTGGAGCGAACATTCCTGGCCTACGTTCGTACCTCGACGGTTATTGCCATGCAAGGCGTGCTTATCGCGCAGCTTTTCcgcctgcagcagagcaaTTCACAACAAGCCAGTTTGCGATTTCAACAAGTCGGTATTCCATTATCTGTCGCCTGCCACGGTGTGGCTCTTCTGGTGGCCGTGATTGGTGCCTATCGGTTTTGGAAGCAACAGGGCGCTATTGCATCAGGCAAGATCCATGCCGGCGGATGGGAG GTTATTACGACGACCTTGGTTCTTTCGATTGCGATTGTTGTCGAACTCGAGGCCGGTCCCTCTTCCTTAGTCGGCCGCCTAATGCGTTGGTGA
- a CDS encoding uncharacterized protein (ID:PFLUO_001446-T1.cds;~source:funannotate): MVGEDEMTIEDPANALKIYDDKNTSSGNVIKVAYALVFLIPVFTKTPRAPGKAFLKASLFDKISPCGGEFFNEKRMEWLNVEQVQKA; the protein is encoded by the exons ATGGTTGGCGAAGACGAAATGACTATTGAAGATCCCGCGAACGCGCTGAAGATCTACGATGACAAAAACACTTCCAGTGGGAACGTTATCAAGGTAGCCTACGCACTGGTGTTTCTCAT TCCCGTCTTTACCAAGACCCCCCGAGCCCCGGGGAAGGCCTTTCTGAAAGCGTCGCTATTCGATAAAATCTCCCCCTGTGGTGGTGAATTTTTTAATGAGAAGCGAATGGAATGGTTGAACGTTGAGCAAGTCCAAAAGGCTTGA
- a CDS encoding uncharacterized protein (ID:PFLUO_001447-T1.cds;~source:funannotate) yields the protein MIDFVKKNYESPKAKFQVVDCRFLEKDPSIVDGSYDKVISNAALHWILRDETTRLPTIRAVHGCLKSGGTYVFEMGGHGNVAEVQTALIHALVQQGISVEKARETSPWSFPSDIWMKNALEDIGFQVEKVEIEYRPTKLTTSANGGLEGWVRLMGAQFLWILPVERQEIVVRQVCDVLQTAVTRVEDGSQWLGYVRLRGIARKV from the exons ATGATCGACTTCGTCAAGAAGAACTACGAGAGCCCCAAAGCAAAGTTCCAAGTGGTCGACTGCCGATTCCTGGAGAAAGACCCATCTATTGTGGATGGAAGCTATGACAAAGT GATCTCCAACGCGGCTCTCCACTGGATTCTCCGCGATGAAACAACTCGGTTGCCCACCATCCGTGCAGTCCACGGCTGTCTGAAGTCCGGTGGAACGTACGTCTTTGAGATGGGAGGACACGGTAATGTGGCCGAGGTTCAGACCGCACTCATTCATGCCCTCGTGCAGCAAGGTATCTCCGTCGAAAAGGCCAGAGAGACAAGCCCTTGGTCCTTCCCGTCCGATatctggatgaagaatgcaTTGGAAGACATAGGATTTcaggtggagaaggtggaaatCGAGTACCGCCCTACTAAGCTGACTACCTCCGCCAATGGTGGCCTGGAGGGTTGGGTAAGACTGATGGGTGCGCAGTTCCTGTGGATCCTCCCAGTCGAGAGGCAGGAAATCGTCGTTCGTCAGGTCTGTGATGTGCTTCAGACAGCAGTGACTCGGGTCGAGGATGGGAGTCAGTGGCTGGGTTACGTGCGCCTGAGAGGCATTGCCAGAAAAGTCTGA
- a CDS encoding uncharacterized protein (ID:PFLUO_001448-T1.cds;~source:funannotate), translated as MSYLETCLFDRISIIWGNRALPSYLGPSIVQLGHLAILFIVNSMTVFALFILLVRTVWSLGSNTTTIESWEIERHATLVRRARVLGGYLDGPGGVRIHIKQQEFPYDIGIWANIKQGMGGSSNEPQVPQTYASAREEVEAFKRRQSEDLKRQRPFEGVERRKRFHDRYKELKDDEDHELSPEHASPNASDEGEESWRNSEGERLRDFGVDEDVEFYDEEDVPLAVLIEQRRQRKQ; from the exons ATGTCCTATCTCGAGACTTGCCTTTTTGATCGGATATCGATTATCTGGGGCAACAGAGCTCTACCAAGT TACCTTGGCCCGTCAATTGTGCAACTTGGCCATCTCGCTATTCTGTTCATAGTCAACAGTATGACGGTATTTGCGTTGTTCATTCTGCTAGTCCGAACCGTGTGGTCCCTCGGATCCAATACTACCACCATTGAATCCTGGGAAATTGAACGACATGCCACCTTGGTCCGCCGGGCTCGTGTCCTAGGTGGATATCTCGATGGTCCTGGGGGCGTTCGTATTCACATCAAACAGCAAGAGTTTCCTTATGATATTGGTATCTGGGCCAACATCAAACAAGGCATGGGAGGAAGTTCTAAC GAACCTCAAGTGCCGCAGACATACGCCTCTGCCAGGGAAGAAGTCGAGGCTTTCAAGCGTCGTCAATCGGAAGATCTGAAGCGCCAGAGACCATTCGAGGGAGTCGAACGTCGAAAGAGATTTCATGATCGTTACAAAGAACTCAAAGACGATGAAGACCATGAGCTTTCCCCGGAACATGCGTCTCCCAATGCCTCTGATGAAGGCGAGGAATCCTGGCGCAACTCCGAGGGAGAGCGATTGCGCGATTTTGGGGTCGACGAAGACGTCGAATtctacgacgaggaagatgttccGCTGGCTGTCCTTATTGAACAGCGAAGGCAAAGAAAACAGTGA
- a CDS encoding uncharacterized protein (ID:PFLUO_001449-T1.cds;~source:funannotate) codes for MDDASDESAPPFPSGINNNSTIRPTQQLSPSAGLADMFGDDFAVSQLAIPAVSVLISFLAYTSQYFFLHFESAPLQKDEAWKINVFALCIWICYFRACYVDPGRFPKESAGQKPEDGSAHSRQRWCRRCEAYKPPRAHHCKTCKRFG; via the exons ATGGATGAt GCATCGGATGAGTCAGCGCCTCCCTTTCCCTCCGGAATCAACAACAACTCGACAATCCGGCCAACCCAGCAGCTCTCGCCGTCTGCCGGCCTTGCAGACATGTTTGGTGATGACTTTGCCGTCTCGCAACTGGCGATCCCCGCTGTCAGCGTGCTGATCAGCTTCCTTGCGTACACCTCGCAATATTTCTTCCTGCACTTCGAGTCAGCTCCACTCCAGAAAGATGAGGCCTGGAAGATCAATGTATTCGCCCTGTGCATCTGGATATGCTACTTCCGCGCTTGCTATGTAGACCCCGGTCGATTTCCCAAGGAATCGGCTGGTCAAAAGCCGGAGGATGGCTCTGCCCATAGTCGCCAGCGATGGTGTCGCAGGTGCGAGGCCTACAAACCACCGAGAGCCCACCACTGCAAGACTTGCAAGAGGTTTGGATGA
- a CDS encoding uncharacterized protein (ID:PFLUO_001450-T1.cds;~source:funannotate): MGEALSSKEHLLVIFYQELPASLVGYINNKFSDAEVTVYRPIKDVPVPSDLWHNATVLVTFTTLPDLKDAKNLKLIHFLSAGLDHLVNHPILKETDIPITTSSGIHGPPIAEWTVMNWLISSRYYIRTYEAQKEHKWDSKQSYMQGMHDQVGKKLGILGYGSIGRQIARVSSAMGMTVHAYTASPRTTPESKHDSGYIVPGTGDADGSIPASWHHGADRESVRSFLAIGLDHLVISLPLTPQTTHLLGPEEFAILSDNCTHPNSKPYVTNISRGKVIDQDALIVALKSGQLGGAALDVADPEPLPKDHPLWDAPNVQISPHISGAGKEYFPRSMEILANNLERMKRGQPLINSYRRGKSY, from the exons ATGGGCGAGGCACTGTCGTCGAAGGAGCATCTGCTCGTGATATTCTACCAGGAGCTGCCCGCATCGCTGGTGGGGTACATCAATAACAAATTCTCCGATGCCGAGGTCACCGTGTATAGGCCGATCAAGGACGTTCCAGTCCCAAGTG ATTTGTGGCACAATGCGACTGTTCTGGTCACATTTACAACTCTCCCCGATCTCAAAGACGCGAAGAA TCTGAAGCTTATCCACTTCCTTTCCGCTGGCCTGGATCATCTTGTGAATCACCCTATTTTAAAGGAGACTGATATACCCATCACCACGAGCTCGGGCATCCACGGTCCACCGATCGCAGAATGGACTGTGATGAACTGGCTAATCTCCTCCCGTTATTACATTCGAACGTACGAGGCACAGAAAGAGCATAAGTGGGACTCCAAACAGAGTTATATGCAGGGGATGCACGACCAGGTTGGCAAGAAACTTGGAATCCTGGGATATGGAAGCATCGGACGACAGA TTGCCCGTGTTTCGAGTGCAATGGGCATGACCGTCCATGCCTATACGGCGTCACCACGCACAACTCCAGAGTCAAAGCATGATTCTGGCTACATCGTGCCGGGCACCGGTGATGCCGATGGCTCGATCCCTGCTTCCTGGCACCACGGCGCAGACAGGGAATCCGTCCGCTCTTTCTTAGCCATTGGTCTCGATCATCTCGTCATCTCTTTGCCCTTAACTCCACAGACTACTCATCTTCTCGGACCAGAGGAATTTGCAATCCTGTCAGACAACTGCACACACCCCAACAGCAAGCCTTATGTGACGAACATCTCCCGCGGCAAGGTCATTGACCAGGATGCTTTGATCGTGGCCTTGAAATCGGGCCAACTCGGCGGTGCCGCGCTGGATGTGGCTGACCCCGAGCCTCTGCCGAAGGATCATCCCCTGTGGGATGCGCCGAATGTCCAGATCAGTCCTCATATCAGTGGTGCGGGCAAAGAGTACTTCCCACGGTCTATGGAAATTTTGGCCAACAATttggagaggatgaagagaggACAGCCTCTGATTAATTCTTATAGACGGGGGAAGTCATATTGA
- a CDS encoding uncharacterized protein (ID:PFLUO_001451-T1.cds;~source:funannotate), translated as MPSRSADRSLLRRVVEAALDREEKGYPPASQHADTPENGNQTNQPRPKSFAPPTTSGDALIPPYDKLLVFRSLTGIDTVPALTEGGHLPRPADNVGIYTRVVTNETNAGRGYNMFSWMINTCLGIQIVVAAAVTALGAARGPHTAVTAFGAINTILAGVLTYLRGSGLPDRLKQYQNRWKNIREYIEQREREFCLDGCDLDVQEEIFIVESMYQSIKDEMETSKSSQSRQQQPEDPRIRRSLLPTHGGRTSGTPARRSDMVSPQHEEGHVSPLSVPQPVMRDH; from the coding sequence ATGCCGAGCAGATCAGCAGACCGGAGCCTTTTGCGTCGTGTTGTCGAGGCAGCCCTCGACCGTGAAGAGAAGGGCTATCCACCAGCATCACAACACGCGGACACTCCTGAAAATGGGAACCAGACAAACCAACCACGTCCGAAATCCTTCGCTCCTCCAACAACCAGCGGCGATGCTCTCATCCCACCTTACGACAAGCTCCTCGTCTTCCGCTCCCTGACGGGCATCGACACCGTGCCTGCTCTCACAGAAGGAGGGCACCTTCCCCGCCCAGCAGACAATGTCGGTATTTACACGCGTGTCGTGACGAATGAAACCAACGCTGGCCGTGGATATAACATGTTCAGCTGGATGATCAACACATGCCTTGGAATTCAAATCGTCGTGGCCGCGGCGGTTACTGCTCTCGGTGCTGCACGCGGACCGCACACCGCAGTCACTGCATTTGGCGCCATCAACACGATCCTGGCGGGTGTCCTAACCTACCTCCGAGGCTCCGGACTACCGGACCGTTTGAAGCAGTACCAGAATCGGTGGAAAAACATTCGAGAATACATCGAGCAGCGTGAGCGCGAATTTTGTTTGGATGGCTGTGACCTCGATGTCCAAGAAGAGATATTCATTGTGGAAAGCATGTACCAGAGCATCAAGGATGAAATGGAGACCTCCAAAAGCAGCCAGAGCAGGCAGCAACAACCCGAAGACCCCCGCATCCGCCGTTCGCTTCTACCGACTCATGGTGGGAGAACATCCGGCACGCCTGCTAGACGATCTGATATGGTGAGCCCACAACACGAGGAGGGCCATGTCAGCCCGCTCAGTGTTCCTCAGCCAGTGATGAGAGACCACTAA